Within the Nyctibius grandis isolate bNycGra1 chromosome 4, bNycGra1.pri, whole genome shotgun sequence genome, the region GCCCTGGATTAGCCCCTGCGGGACTGTGCCCTATCGATGAGGTCCCCCTCAGCTCCTTGGCATGGTAATGTCCACCATGGCACTTGTGGAGCCTCTACTGCCTCTGAAATGTTCAAAAAGTGGACGTGAGAACGGGGTGTTGTTCTGTGGTTTGCTCTGAAGAGAGCCCAAAGCCCTGTTGTTCACTCAAGCTGAGGTCATCTCCTCTGGGTACCCTTCTCCAAACTACGAAGTGCAGAGAAAAGATAATGACCCGCTTTGGGCTTTGTCACTCTCCTGGGGCTCAAAGACATCCTCAGTCCCCAAATCCCCAAATTATGTGACATACTAAGGGTGTTTGCTGACGGTGGTTTATTTTCAGGCTCCCCTGAAGAGCTTCAGGCAGATGCACCTTCACATCCAGCTCCAAGAGCATcaggagggaagcagagagagTGCTGAGATGTAAGTGAGGGTCATCGTGTTTCAGCCCAAGCGGGAGCTCCAGCACCACACTCACGAGCAAGGACAGTGTGTGCTGAGCCACCCATCTCCCATCGTTTTCTctggcagaaaagaaacatctcCTATCTTCATCTCACACCCTACCTGCAGGGTCCTGGGCTTCAGTTCTTCATACTACTCTGGACTTTCCACCAAAACCAAGGAGCTGGCTGTCCTGTGTCCTCACCACACAACTGCTGAGAAGGGAGGTCTGGAGGTCACTCTGTTGGAGAGCATGCTCAGGAGGCTTCCTCTCCCCGTTGACCACAAAGGGCTCCTGGATGAGGACTAGAAGCTTTCCTGCAAAGAATATTTAGGCACCTTGCCACTGCTGAGATGAGGCAGGTccaaaagatgatttttttccccaaaaatattttcaaggagaGATTGCTCAGCTTTGGGGGTTGCCCACTTCAATTTGAAGAGTCTAGGAACAGGCTGAAGACCTAGGAGAAGTTTTTATAGATAAAACAGTGCatcaggagggaggggaaaccAACGTAAACCTCTGTGTAAGGTTTCATAGTTAGGAAGAAGTCCCAGCAAAGAGGGAAGAAGCGGGTGGTTGGCAAATGCCAACGAGAGGATGAATAatcagctctgctctgtttctctgtgtttcaggtCGAGCTGGATGACCTCAGAGTCCCAGGCTGCACACTAACAAAGGGGATGAAATGTAGCACTGAGGTAAAGCTACTCGGGTGTGTAACCTCCCTACAGCCTTTCACGAAGGTTGTTGCTGAGCATCCAGAAGTGAGCCAGGGGACCACACACCACGTTGTGCCGTGGGGTTTTACAGCTGGagcaaagctttgcttttgcagCACCCCCACTGTGATGGGACTTTTGGCAAGCTGTTTCTAATTGATCTGTGCCTAAACTCCTCCTTTAGATCTTGTGTGGTTGTCTGCAAGCAGGTCCCACTGGAGAGAGGGTTTTCCACCTGGGAGAGATCTGCCTGTTTTAGAAGAAACCTCCGGCAAGGAGTTCACACAGAAAGCACACGTCCAACGAATGGCAGAAAGCAATTGCACCCAAGTGACTGAGTTCACCTTAACAGGGTTCACGGACAACCCAGTGACTCAGGTCACCCTATTTCTGATGTTTCTGCTGATCTATCTTGTCACCGTCCTGGGGAACCTTGGGATGATCCTGTTAATCAAAGTCAGCCCTCAGCTCCACTCCCCCATGTATTATTTCTTGGGTAACCTGGCTTTTGTAGACCTCTGTTCTTCCACCGTCATCACCCCCAAGATGCTGGTTGACTTTATCTCAAAGAAGGGCATTGCTTATGCTGGGTGCATGGCTCAGGTGTTCATTTATGATCTTTTTGGGATGACCGAAGGCTTCCTCTTGGCTACGATGGCGTATGACCGTTACATGGCCGTTTGCCATCCCCTGCTGTATCCCCTTGTCATGTCCCCAAAATGCTGTTTCCAGCTGGTGACTGGGTCGTATCTCATAGGGTTGACAAATGGCATAGGTCAGACTATTGGCATGTCCACTTTATCCTTCTGTAGCTCCAGTGTCATCGACCTGTTCTTCTGTGACATTTCCCCTCTGATATCACTCTCAACCTCTGATACCACCCTCAGCCACGTTATCCTAAGAACTTCAGCATGTTTATTTGGTGTGTCCAGCAGCTTGGTTATCCTGGTCTCCTACGTGGCCATCATCTCTGCCATCCTGAGCATCAGTTCAGCCGAGGGCAAGCGCAAAGCCTTCTCCACCTGCACCTCCCACCTCATCACTCTGAGCCTCTTCTATGGGACAGTGTTTTTTGTGTACTTAAAGCCCAGCTCAGACAGCTCAAGAGAAGACAAATGGGCTGCGGTGCTCTACACCGTGGTAACTCCCATGCTGAACCCCTTGATCTACAGCCTGAGGAACAAGGAGGTGAAGGAGGCTTTGAGGAGactcacaaaaataaaatgatctCCAATGTTGTAAATTTACAGCCAGATCGAATGGAGATGTGGGCGATATTCACAGTTTTTGATTAAATATTGATCGAGAGCATTTTTGGGGTCTTCTGCACTTTGACTTAGAAGCTGCACTGGCTGATTCAATATCCTCAGCTGGTTCAGGATACTCATAATTTCACTCAGTTCTCCAAACATCAGTAATCATATTTAGTAGTTAATTTAACCTAACGAAGACACAGGTAGAGAACTGTAAGCATGCACTACTCCTCATTTAAGATTTTACCCTCTTGCATTTATTCAGTCCTACGTGTCAGGCCAAATTAAACCAGAGGAACATGGCAAAAATGTCTACAATTGGCTGGACTCAAATGATGAACCAGGTCATGTGTTGCTCTGCCTTTTGCTTAGCAAACCAGAATAAACAGGGAGTGAAGTCTACTATTCCACTAAACGAAATTCCATTTCAAGACAGCGTTGTAACGTCATTAAGGGCCATAACAACTGGCCTCAGGACACCAACAGTTAAATATGATTTTCAGGTGACCTCTGTTGTGAatgaaccacagaatcaatgaggttggaagagccctctgggctcatcaagtccaaccattgccctgacaccaccatggcaactagaccagggcactaagtgccatggccaggcttttcttaaacccctccagagatggtgactccaccacctccctgggcagccccttccaatggctgatgacctctcctgctgctttcctgc harbors:
- the LOC137661968 gene encoding olfactory receptor-like protein COR1; translation: MAESNCTQVTEFTLTGFTDNPVTQVTLFLMFLLIYLVTVLGNLGMILLIKVSPQLHSPMYYFLGNLAFVDLCSSTVITPKMLVDFISKKGIAYAGCMAQVFIYDLFGMTEGFLLATMAYDRYMAVCHPLLYPLVMSPKCCFQLVTGSYLIGLTNGIGQTIGMSTLSFCSSSVIDLFFCDISPLISLSTSDTTLSHVILRTSACLFGVSSSLVILVSYVAIISAILSISSAEGKRKAFSTCTSHLITLSLFYGTVFFVYLKPSSDSSREDKWAAVLYTVVTPMLNPLIYSLRNKEVKEALRRLTKIK